Proteins encoded in a region of the Fusibacter sp. A1 genome:
- a CDS encoding pitrilysin family protein, translating into MFNVKKLSNGITVISRHMDAVRSLSIGVWIKAGSNFETKEQVGISHLIEHMLFKGTDKRSAKEIAETIDGIGGSINAFTSKDCTAYYAKVLHEDAPIAIDILSDMLLHSKFDEKELQKEINVVKEEIAMYEDSPEDVVYDLFAELAYPDHPLGLPILGYPETVSKISVEDIRNYMDDFYVSGNTVIAVAGYLPENLLELLEEYFKSYPVGDHVVELGSPTIAAGYKFAHKDIEQNHLCIGFEGVKFDSEDFYAMLLLSNYFGGTSSSKLFQRIREDNGLTYSIYSHPTYFKHAGNLSIYLSYQPQNEEEIIPLIVEELLDLKQGVTEEILISIKNQLKGSYILGLEGSSSIMNILGKRAIYDAPLQTMDAIIESISSITLEQVHRLIDQVISSPVAMTMAGRLEENDVKAVYEKFTSLLGGSNEKN; encoded by the coding sequence ATGTTTAATGTAAAAAAATTATCTAACGGAATCACAGTAATATCAAGGCATATGGACGCAGTGCGCTCATTGTCTATCGGCGTATGGATTAAGGCCGGATCAAATTTTGAAACAAAAGAGCAAGTGGGGATATCTCATTTGATCGAACATATGCTTTTTAAGGGAACCGATAAGAGAAGCGCCAAGGAAATTGCAGAAACAATCGACGGCATTGGCGGTTCGATCAACGCATTCACCTCAAAGGATTGTACGGCATACTATGCCAAAGTGCTTCATGAGGACGCCCCAATCGCAATCGATATCCTGTCGGATATGCTTCTTCATTCAAAATTTGATGAAAAGGAACTTCAGAAGGAGATCAACGTAGTCAAAGAAGAAATCGCCATGTATGAGGATTCGCCTGAAGATGTGGTATACGATCTTTTTGCCGAGCTCGCATATCCTGACCATCCCCTTGGGCTACCTATTTTGGGCTATCCTGAAACAGTGTCTAAAATCAGTGTCGAGGACATTAGAAACTACATGGACGATTTTTATGTGTCTGGCAATACGGTGATCGCTGTGGCAGGCTACCTACCTGAAAATCTGCTGGAGCTCTTGGAGGAATACTTCAAGTCCTACCCAGTGGGTGATCACGTCGTGGAACTAGGCTCGCCGACGATTGCAGCCGGATATAAGTTCGCGCATAAGGATATTGAGCAAAACCACCTCTGCATAGGTTTTGAAGGGGTGAAATTTGACTCGGAAGACTTTTATGCGATGCTTTTACTTTCCAATTATTTTGGAGGAACATCCAGTTCCAAGTTGTTTCAGCGTATCAGAGAGGATAACGGGCTGACTTATTCCATCTATTCTCATCCGACCTATTTCAAACACGCTGGAAACCTATCCATCTATCTGAGTTACCAACCTCAAAACGAGGAGGAGATCATACCTCTGATTGTGGAAGAATTACTTGATTTGAAGCAGGGTGTGACAGAGGAAATTCTGATCAGCATAAAGAATCAGCTGAAGGGGTCTTATATTCTTGGACTCGAAGGTAGCTCGAGCATTATGAACATTTTAGGAAAACGTGCGATTTACGATGCGCCGCTTCAGACGATGGATGCGATCATCGAAAGTATCAGCTCCATCACTTTGGAGCAGGTTCACAGACTGATCGATCAGGTGATTTCAAGTCCTGTCGCGATGACGATGGCGGGTAGGCTGGAAGAAAATGATGTGAAGGCCGTATACGAGAAGTTCACATCACTATTAGGGGGGTCAAATGAAAAAAATTAG
- the dut gene encoding dUTP diphosphatase, whose translation MKKIRVVNHSKFDLPQYETVGSAGMDLKANIDEPIIIKPFERMLVPTGLFMEIPIGYEGQVRARSGLSIKKGITLINAVGTIDSDYRGEVKVPLVNLSQDEFVLNPGERIAQLVITEYTRAEWESVESLEDTARGAGGFGSTGS comes from the coding sequence ATGAAAAAAATTAGAGTAGTCAATCATTCAAAGTTCGATTTGCCTCAGTATGAGACAGTTGGATCCGCCGGAATGGATTTAAAGGCGAATATCGATGAGCCGATCATCATCAAACCCTTTGAACGCATGCTGGTACCGACAGGACTGTTCATGGAAATTCCGATCGGATATGAAGGACAAGTTCGTGCAAGATCAGGTCTGTCGATTAAAAAGGGTATCACACTGATTAATGCTGTAGGTACAATAGACAGCGATTATCGGGGGGAAGTCAAAGTTCCACTTGTAAATCTTTCTCAAGATGAGTTTGTTTTAAACCCAGGCGAGCGCATCGCTCAGCTTGTCATCACAGAATATACCCGTGCGGAATGGGAGTCTGTTGAATCCCTTGAAGACACGGCTCGTGGAGCAGGCGGATTCGGCTCCACTGGATCATAG
- a CDS encoding aspartate kinase: MKIKVMKFGGTSVATDASRTILVDKIRQNVQNGYKVIAVVSAMGRLGQPYATDSLLGLLPSDVPENAPERDLLQSCGETISSAVITSLLNVAKIRSLPLMGFQAGIVTDSHHGDANVLKVDKERVNALLCDYDVLVVTGFQGMSQDGFITTLGRGGSDYTASILGVAFDAESIEIFTDVDGVMTADPRVVKEAKVLKEISHSEVYQMAVDGAKVVDHKAVEFAMKAGKALVIKNTFSEEAGTVIKDMVYDITGKFIDKGPVFTAITSKSDMVMVSVYPENRDISINEKMMSGLESAGVDVDMINFFTNRRLFVIHAKQYDLARKVLDHLELKYELTQRLSKVTAIGANMRYVPSVSKSVLRALSNEDIEILQAVETSSTVACLVHLDQADAAVNVLHRYYAL, translated from the coding sequence TTGAAGATCAAGGTGATGAAGTTTGGTGGAACATCGGTAGCAACCGATGCTTCGCGTACTATTCTAGTAGATAAGATCAGACAGAATGTACAGAATGGTTATAAGGTGATTGCAGTGGTTTCTGCAATGGGACGCTTAGGCCAGCCCTATGCGACGGATTCGTTACTTGGCTTATTGCCAAGCGATGTACCGGAAAACGCACCTGAAAGGGACCTTTTGCAGAGCTGCGGTGAAACGATTTCGAGTGCGGTGATCACTTCTTTGCTGAATGTGGCCAAGATACGTTCTTTGCCTCTAATGGGGTTTCAGGCAGGCATTGTCACAGATAGCCATCACGGTGACGCCAATGTCTTAAAAGTGGACAAGGAGAGGGTGAACGCCCTTCTTTGTGACTACGATGTGCTTGTCGTGACTGGATTCCAGGGAATGAGCCAAGACGGATTCATAACGACACTCGGAAGAGGCGGTAGCGACTATACGGCTTCGATCTTAGGCGTGGCATTTGATGCCGAGTCCATCGAGATCTTTACGGATGTGGACGGAGTGATGACCGCTGACCCCCGTGTGGTAAAAGAAGCCAAGGTGCTTAAGGAGATCTCGCATTCCGAGGTCTACCAAATGGCTGTGGACGGAGCGAAGGTTGTCGATCATAAAGCGGTTGAATTTGCCATGAAGGCTGGTAAAGCCCTTGTCATCAAAAATACCTTTTCGGAGGAAGCGGGTACGGTCATCAAAGATATGGTCTATGATATCACAGGCAAGTTTATCGATAAGGGGCCTGTGTTCACAGCGATCACTTCAAAAAGCGATATGGTGATGGTTAGTGTGTATCCTGAAAACAGGGATATATCGATCAATGAAAAGATGATGAGCGGACTTGAATCCGCAGGCGTAGATGTCGATATGATCAATTTCTTCACGAACAGAAGATTGTTTGTCATCCACGCAAAACAGTATGACCTGGCTAGAAAAGTACTTGACCATCTGGAGCTAAAGTACGAATTGACGCAAAGACTTTCAAAGGTAACTGCGATAGGCGCCAATATGAGGTATGTGCCAAGCGTTTCAAAATCCGTTTTGCGAGCCTTGTCAAACGAGGACATTGAGATTCTTCAAGCGGTTGAGACGAGTTCGACAGTAGCGTGTCTTGTTCATCTTGATCAAGCGGATGCAGCTGTCAATGTGCTACATAGGTACTATGCGCTATGA
- the speB gene encoding agmatinase: MELFNQYQFIGCDSDYESSEIVLFGAPFDGTSSYRAGSRFAPSKIRFDSYGLETYSPYSERDLQDYRIHDAGDLEFPFGNKEEVLRQIETFSTQLIEADKIPVMIGGEHLVSLGLAKVLAKKYPDLHVLHFDAHTDLRTDYMGEPLSHATVIRKIYDILGDGRIFQFGIRSGTKTEFDFAASGKHVYMNKFNTETLAEISKKLLGKPVYITIDLDILDPSIFPGTGTPEPGGISFNEMLDAILEFIPLNVVGADIVELSPDYDATGVSTAVASKLIREVMLAIK, translated from the coding sequence ATGGAACTGTTTAATCAGTATCAGTTCATCGGTTGTGATTCCGATTACGAGTCTTCTGAAATAGTTCTTTTCGGAGCCCCATTCGACGGCACAAGCTCCTACCGAGCAGGTTCAAGATTCGCACCTAGTAAGATCCGATTCGATTCATATGGTCTTGAAACCTATAGCCCGTACAGCGAAAGAGATCTTCAAGATTATAGAATCCACGATGCCGGTGATTTGGAGTTCCCTTTTGGTAACAAGGAAGAAGTCTTAAGACAAATCGAAACCTTCTCTACTCAACTAATCGAAGCGGATAAGATTCCTGTCATGATCGGTGGAGAACACCTTGTCTCATTGGGTCTTGCAAAGGTACTAGCAAAGAAATATCCAGATCTTCACGTGCTTCATTTTGACGCTCATACGGATTTAAGAACAGATTATATGGGAGAACCGCTTTCTCATGCGACTGTGATCAGAAAGATCTATGACATCTTAGGCGATGGACGCATCTTCCAGTTCGGAATACGCTCTGGCACAAAAACAGAATTTGATTTTGCCGCAAGCGGAAAACATGTGTATATGAACAAGTTCAATACGGAAACCCTCGCTGAGATTTCTAAAAAACTGCTTGGAAAGCCTGTTTATATCACAATCGACCTTGATATCCTAGATCCATCCATCTTCCCTGGAACAGGCACGCCTGAACCAGGTGGCATCTCTTTTAATGAAATGCTGGATGCGATACTCGAGTTCATCCCGCTAAACGTGGTCGGGGCAGACATTGTCGAGCTATCACCGGATTACGATGCGACAGGTGTAAGTACCGCAGTCGCTTCAAAATTGATTCGCGAAGTCATGCTTGCGATCAAATAG
- the speE gene encoding polyamine aminopropyltransferase, whose product MDLWYSEAHTDDVKISLRVDKHLFSDQSLFQKVDVLKTFEYGNLMTLDGLVMVTEKDEFVYHDMIVHPAMAIHPNPKRVLVIGGGDGGTVRELVRYPGIEHIDMVEIDKMVCDVAKEYFPSISSALTHEKVHLYYEDGVKWMEDKVDHYDIILIDSTDPVGPGEGLFTTEFYNNCYRALTADGILVNQNETPIYEKFFEVGISSNIKLNKMFPIVEVYQAVIPTYPGGYWLFNFASKKHHPLKDFNASTWDQHGLKTKYYNTELHKGAFALPSYVKEKFENGTV is encoded by the coding sequence ATGGATTTATGGTATAGTGAAGCGCACACCGACGATGTTAAAATATCGCTTAGAGTTGATAAACACCTATTTTCAGATCAAAGTCTATTTCAAAAGGTTGATGTACTGAAGACATTTGAGTACGGAAACCTTATGACACTTGACGGTCTTGTTATGGTAACTGAAAAAGACGAATTTGTTTACCACGACATGATTGTTCATCCAGCAATGGCTATTCATCCAAATCCTAAGCGCGTGCTTGTAATCGGCGGTGGAGATGGCGGAACGGTAAGAGAACTTGTCAGATACCCGGGCATAGAACATATCGACATGGTAGAAATCGACAAGATGGTATGCGATGTGGCTAAAGAGTACTTCCCTTCTATCTCAAGTGCGCTTACGCATGAAAAAGTACATCTATATTATGAAGACGGCGTAAAATGGATGGAAGACAAAGTCGACCATTACGACATCATCCTGATCGACTCAACAGATCCTGTGGGTCCTGGCGAGGGCCTCTTCACAACAGAATTCTATAACAATTGCTATAGAGCCTTGACTGCTGACGGTATTCTAGTCAATCAGAACGAAACACCTATCTACGAAAAGTTCTTCGAAGTCGGTATCAGCTCAAATATCAAATTAAATAAGATGTTCCCGATCGTTGAAGTGTACCAGGCGGTTATCCCTACTTATCCAGGTGGTTACTGGTTGTTCAACTTCGCATCTAAAAAACATCACCCCTTAAAGGACTTTAACGCTTCCACATGGGATCAACATGGCCTTAAGACAAAATACTACAATACAGAGTTGCACAAAGGCGCATTCGCGCTTCCAAGTTATGTGAAGGAGAAATTTGAAAATGGAACTGTTTAA
- a CDS encoding GNAT family N-acetyltransferase yields the protein MILYKIMKQADFDGVDQLLMANGMAVQPFMTMMHNATILVIDNKVCGYATYKMTDDETAELKALLIDKDVRAKQYGDGLIKALLNNMEQRGITKVYASSEAAPVSFLEHVGFDPVSLEISSPEQALEKDASFTHVAKLPEFFDTACKSKRK from the coding sequence ATGATACTTTATAAAATAATGAAACAAGCCGATTTTGACGGTGTAGATCAATTGCTTATGGCTAACGGTATGGCGGTTCAACCGTTTATGACGATGATGCACAATGCGACTATTCTTGTTATCGACAATAAGGTCTGCGGATATGCGACCTACAAGATGACCGATGATGAGACGGCCGAACTAAAAGCCTTGCTTATAGATAAAGATGTACGCGCAAAGCAGTATGGAGATGGACTGATAAAAGCACTGCTGAATAATATGGAGCAGAGGGGGATCACCAAGGTATACGCTTCATCTGAGGCCGCACCCGTATCGTTCCTCGAACACGTTGGATTTGATCCTGTTTCTTTAGAGATTTCTAGTCCGGAACAAGCACTTGAAAAGGATGCGTCGTTTACGCATGTAGCTAAGCTGCCTGAGTTTTTCGATACCGCGTGTAAGAGTAAGAGAAAGTAG
- a CDS encoding class I SAM-dependent methyltransferase, with protein sequence MKKLGNATQMNRLFINEFIKEGMIVLDATLGKGSDALSLLEKIGSSGRLYGFDVQQEAINYSETRLSSQGYENYELLCDSHEHIENHIKEAIDFAVFNLGYLPSYNKDITTTARSTVSAMESAFKLLKVGGLLMVTVYPGHQNGLEEARLLAQRIPQVDQKVADILHYQFINQVNHPPFTYLIEKKNEGKLWNEHTTDKR encoded by the coding sequence GTGAAAAAATTAGGAAACGCCACTCAGATGAACCGCTTGTTCATCAATGAGTTTATAAAAGAGGGGATGATCGTTCTAGATGCGACACTCGGAAAAGGCAGCGACGCCCTTAGCCTGCTAGAAAAAATCGGGTCTTCGGGCAGATTATACGGCTTTGACGTCCAGCAGGAAGCGATCAACTATTCAGAAACTAGGTTGAGTAGCCAGGGGTATGAAAACTACGAGCTTTTGTGCGACTCACATGAGCATATCGAAAACCATATTAAAGAAGCAATTGATTTTGCCGTATTCAATCTTGGCTATCTGCCTTCCTATAATAAGGACATCACGACAACAGCCAGGAGTACGGTCAGTGCAATGGAGAGTGCGTTCAAACTTCTCAAAGTCGGGGGTCTACTCATGGTGACGGTCTATCCAGGTCATCAAAACGGACTAGAGGAGGCAAGGCTGCTCGCTCAACGGATTCCGCAAGTGGATCAGAAGGTAGCCGACATCCTGCATTACCAATTTATCAATCAGGTGAACCATCCGCCTTTTACCTATTTAATTGAAAAGAAAAACGAAGGGAAGCTTTGGAATGAACATACTACTGACAAACGATGA
- the surE gene encoding 5'/3'-nucleotidase SurE: MNILLTNDDGFDAPGLKAIVEALKNEHNLYVCAPDVGMSAMGHAITINRHMRIDEDQIDGIVKGYRIGGTPADCTKLALLSIYKDVSIDLVISGMNNGGNIGTEVVYSGTFAAAHEAHRFNYNAIAVSLVNSKRVPEPDFTPAAEHFAAFIGSIGFGDQVFFYNINYPEDRSEFDLIQTSSADVRYEEKADVEIRAGIKWIALDGDPVDVSLDANTDFKRLKQGFATLVNIKPDWSTYIHDQNTKRLKTL, translated from the coding sequence ATGAACATACTACTGACAAACGATGACGGTTTTGACGCTCCTGGACTGAAGGCGATTGTCGAAGCGCTAAAGAACGAGCACAACCTATATGTATGTGCGCCGGATGTCGGTATGAGCGCCATGGGACATGCGATCACGATCAACAGGCATATGAGGATCGACGAAGACCAAATCGATGGTATCGTCAAGGGATACCGTATCGGGGGCACACCTGCCGACTGCACCAAGCTTGCGCTGTTGTCGATCTATAAGGATGTAAGCATAGATCTTGTCATTTCAGGAATGAACAATGGAGGGAATATCGGCACAGAAGTCGTCTATTCGGGTACCTTTGCCGCTGCGCATGAAGCCCACCGCTTCAACTATAATGCGATTGCTGTTTCCCTTGTGAACTCAAAAAGAGTTCCTGAGCCTGATTTTACTCCTGCAGCTGAGCACTTTGCAGCGTTTATCGGAAGTATCGGATTCGGTGATCAGGTTTTCTTTTACAATATCAACTATCCTGAAGACAGATCGGAGTTCGACTTGATACAGACATCCTCTGCAGATGTCAGGTATGAGGAAAAGGCGGATGTTGAAATAAGAGCCGGTATCAAGTGGATCGCCCTCGACGGGGATCCTGTCGATGTTTCTTTGGACGCCAATACGGATTTTAAACGGCTAAAGCAAGGTTTTGCAACACTTGTGAACATTAAACCTGATTGGTCGACCTATATTCACGATCAGAATACCAAGAGACTGAAGACACTTTAG
- a CDS encoding ferredoxin family protein, with translation MAVDRDLIEVKLKRDWCKGCGICVAFCPKQCLALDDKDKIYMARPEDCIKCGQCEQRCPDFAIFLGGKA, from the coding sequence TTGGCTGTAGATCGTGATTTAATCGAAGTTAAGCTTAAAAGAGACTGGTGTAAAGGTTGTGGCATATGTGTAGCATTTTGCCCGAAACAGTGTCTCGCACTCGACGATAAAGACAAAATTTATATGGCAAGACCTGAAGACTGTATCAAATGTGGTCAATGTGAACAGCGTTGCCCGGATTTTGCGATTTTCTTAGGAGGTAAGGCATAA
- a CDS encoding 2-oxoacid:acceptor oxidoreductase subunit alpha gives MSSRKIKLMQGNEACVEGALYAGMKFYAGYPITPSTEIAEISAQKLPYVGGKFIQMEDEIAGIATAIGGSIAGLKSMTATSGPGFSLKQENIGYAAIAEVPLVIVNVQRGGPSTGLPTAPAQGDVMQAMWGTHGDHPVIAICPSSVKETFYETVRAFNLAEKYRMPVILLTDEVVGHMRESIEIPEPGEIEIYDRLRPETDDQNYLPYGVNDGEIVGRMAGFGEGHRYHITGLFHDETGFPSNSTKNAGVMLDHLMSKISNNTDEIITFEEYLLEDAETVVLSYGSTARSARSAVNKLRAAGHKVGMFRPITIWPFPEKQVVELSKRVKNIVVAEMNLGQLVLEVQRVVEGRTKVHHIGKANGEVVTPIDIIKKVEEVL, from the coding sequence ATGAGCTCAAGAAAAATCAAGTTAATGCAAGGTAACGAGGCTTGTGTAGAAGGCGCGCTATATGCCGGTATGAAATTCTATGCAGGATATCCGATCACTCCATCAACAGAAATCGCTGAGATTTCTGCTCAAAAACTTCCTTATGTCGGTGGAAAATTCATTCAAATGGAAGATGAGATCGCAGGTATCGCTACTGCTATTGGCGGTTCTATCGCTGGTCTTAAGTCAATGACTGCTACAAGCGGTCCTGGTTTCTCACTTAAACAAGAAAATATCGGCTATGCTGCGATCGCAGAAGTGCCTCTAGTTATAGTAAACGTACAACGTGGTGGTCCGTCAACAGGTCTTCCAACTGCTCCTGCTCAAGGTGATGTGATGCAAGCGATGTGGGGAACACACGGTGATCACCCTGTAATTGCGATTTGTCCATCCTCTGTTAAGGAAACATTCTACGAGACAGTAAGAGCATTCAATTTAGCTGAAAAATACCGTATGCCTGTCATTCTTCTTACAGATGAAGTGGTTGGCCATATGCGCGAAAGCATAGAAATACCAGAACCAGGTGAGATCGAGATCTACGACCGATTACGTCCTGAAACTGACGATCAGAACTATTTGCCATATGGAGTCAATGATGGTGAGATAGTCGGCAGAATGGCTGGATTCGGAGAGGGTCACAGATACCATATCACAGGCCTATTCCACGACGAGACAGGATTCCCTTCTAACTCTACAAAAAATGCAGGTGTGATGCTTGATCACTTAATGAGTAAGATTTCAAACAATACAGATGAAATCATCACTTTTGAAGAGTACCTTTTGGAAGATGCTGAAACAGTGGTCTTATCCTATGGTTCTACTGCAAGAAGTGCAAGAAGTGCTGTCAACAAACTAAGAGCCGCCGGACATAAAGTCGGCATGTTCAGACCGATCACTATCTGGCCTTTCCCTGAAAAGCAAGTAGTGGAATTATCAAAACGCGTGAAAAACATCGTTGTTGCCGAGATGAATCTTGGTCAGCTCGTACTTGAAGTTCAACGCGTCGTGGAAGGAAGAACTAAAGTTCACCACATCGGCAAAGCCAACGGTGAAGTGGTTACTCCTATTGATATCATCAAAAAGGTCGAGGAGGTTCTATAA
- a CDS encoding thiamine pyrophosphate-dependent enzyme, giving the protein MDNNQLVDQYFRKDRLPHIWCPGCGHGVIMHSIVKAIAELGWDKNDVVVVSGIGCSSRAPGYMDFNTLHTTHGRALAFATGVKLAKPHLKVIVISGDGDASAIGGNHLIHASRRNIDITTIVFNNNTYGMTGGQYSPTTPTNEFGTTAPHGNIDAPFDIANLAGAAGATYTARTTAFHMNQMTTIIKNALEHKGFSLVEAISVCPTYYGRKNKKGDAPQMMKWLKDTFIDIKVADKLPEEKRVGKLLMGEFKNVQKPEYTEEYHKIVDRLSGVK; this is encoded by the coding sequence ATGGATAACAATCAGCTTGTAGATCAGTATTTTAGAAAAGATCGTTTACCACATATCTGGTGCCCAGGTTGCGGACATGGTGTGATCATGCATTCAATCGTCAAGGCAATCGCAGAGCTTGGATGGGATAAGAATGACGTTGTCGTAGTTTCGGGTATCGGCTGTTCATCAAGAGCACCGGGATACATGGATTTCAACACGCTTCATACGACGCACGGAAGAGCCCTTGCGTTTGCGACAGGTGTAAAACTCGCTAAACCTCACTTGAAAGTTATTGTAATCTCTGGTGATGGAGATGCCTCGGCAATCGGCGGTAACCACTTGATCCATGCTTCAAGAAGAAACATCGATATCACAACGATCGTTTTCAATAACAACACTTACGGAATGACAGGTGGACAGTACTCGCCTACAACGCCTACAAACGAGTTCGGCACGACTGCTCCACATGGTAACATCGACGCACCGTTTGATATCGCAAATCTTGCAGGTGCTGCCGGTGCGACATACACCGCTAGAACAACTGCGTTCCATATGAACCAGATGACTACGATCATTAAAAACGCTCTTGAGCACAAAGGTTTCTCACTTGTTGAAGCGATCAGCGTTTGTCCGACATACTACGGCCGTAAGAACAAAAAAGGTGATGCACCTCAAATGATGAAATGGTTGAAAGACACCTTTATCGACATCAAGGTCGCAGATAAGCTACCAGAAGAGAAAAGAGTCGGAAAACTCTTGATGGGTGAATTCAAGAACGTTCAAAAACCTGAGTATACAGAAGAATATCACAAAATTGTAGACCGATTGAGTGGGGTGAAATAA
- a CDS encoding 2-oxoacid:acceptor oxidoreductase family protein, protein MSLREMRLTGSGGQGLILAGIIFAEAALLDGNNAIQTQSYGPEARGGASKAEVLISTEAIDFPKVEQPDILLALTQIASDKYVTDIREKGILIVDETVEIPSNLKVSKIVRAPILRTAAEVLGKSIVANIVAIGLITELTKVVSRENLEKAVLARVPKGTEDLNRRALEEGYKLAELA, encoded by the coding sequence ATGTCTTTAAGAGAAATGAGATTAACAGGTTCGGGTGGTCAAGGCTTGATCCTTGCCGGCATCATCTTTGCAGAAGCCGCATTGCTTGATGGAAACAACGCTATCCAGACACAAAGTTATGGTCCTGAAGCACGTGGTGGCGCATCTAAGGCTGAAGTACTTATCAGCACAGAGGCAATCGATTTTCCTAAAGTTGAGCAGCCGGATATCCTACTTGCGCTCACTCAAATCGCAAGCGACAAATACGTGACAGATATCAGAGAAAAGGGTATACTGATTGTCGATGAGACAGTCGAAATACCATCAAATCTTAAAGTAAGTAAGATTGTAAGAGCGCCTATTCTAAGAACCGCTGCTGAAGTATTAGGTAAATCCATCGTCGCAAACATTGTTGCGATCGGACTGATCACTGAACTTACAAAAGTGGTATCAAGAGAAAATCTTGAAAAGGCTGTTCTGGCAAGAGTACCTAAAGGCACTGAGGATTTAAATCGTCGTGCGCTCGAAGAGGGCTATAAGTTAGCTGAATTGGCATAG
- a CDS encoding MurR/RpiR family transcriptional regulator, which translates to MSEEYRDLLNRIQGKYKKLSKGQKLIADYIFENYDKVAFMTASNLGNTVGVSESTVVRFANVLGYGGYPKLQKALQESIKTKLTTVQRFELSKDLNSEENIIKRVMNSDIDNIRKTIDELDSELVKRVVSTIKTSRKVYILGLRSSKILAEYFAFYLNFIMDDVHLMPSGANDSFDELININENDVLVVFSFPRYSRRTFEVVQFAKKQNANIIGITDSLMAPLVPHVKYALTAKYNMTTFIDSLVAPMSVVNSLIIALTVGERDQLKAKFDLLEEIWEQNDIYTKR; encoded by the coding sequence ATGAGTGAAGAATACCGTGATCTTTTAAACCGGATTCAAGGAAAGTACAAGAAGCTGAGTAAAGGGCAAAAATTAATTGCAGATTACATTTTTGAAAATTATGATAAAGTTGCTTTCATGACTGCATCAAATCTGGGGAACACGGTTGGAGTCAGTGAATCCACTGTGGTACGATTCGCAAATGTTCTCGGTTATGGAGGCTATCCTAAATTACAGAAAGCCTTACAGGAATCGATTAAGACTAAACTGACTACGGTTCAACGATTTGAACTCTCAAAGGATTTGAATTCGGAAGAAAACATCATCAAACGTGTGATGAATTCCGATATAGACAATATAAGAAAAACGATTGACGAGCTTGATTCAGAACTTGTCAAGCGTGTGGTATCGACGATAAAGACTTCTCGTAAGGTCTATATTCTCGGGCTGAGAAGTTCAAAGATACTTGCTGAATACTTTGCCTTCTATTTAAATTTCATCATGGACGATGTGCATTTGATGCCTTCGGGTGCGAATGACTCATTTGATGAGCTCATTAACATCAATGAGAACGACGTTCTTGTCGTATTCTCGTTTCCTAGATATTCAAGAAGAACTTTTGAGGTGGTCCAGTTCGCTAAAAAGCAGAATGCGAATATCATCGGCATCACCGACAGCTTGATGGCACCGCTTGTACCCCATGTGAAGTATGCCTTGACTGCGAAGTACAACATGACTACATTCATCGATTCGCTTGTAGCTCCTATGAGTGTAGTCAACTCGCTGATTATCGCTTTGACGGTGGGAGAGAGGGACCAGCTTAAAGCAAAGTTCGATCTGCTTGAGGAAATCTGGGAACAGAATGATATCTATACCAAAAGATAA